One part of the Hydra vulgaris chromosome 01, alternate assembly HydraT2T_AEP genome encodes these proteins:
- the LOC100204508 gene encoding RNA 3'-terminal phosphate cyclase-like protein, which translates to MTKTKTVLSSVKSYQGCNFFRQRLTLATLSGIAVRITDIRVNSDEPGIKEFEASFLRLLDKLTNGSKIEVSESGTSILYIPGLLIGGDFDHECSVERSIGYFLEGILPLAPFCKNPLNIIFKGVTNDKNDISVDNIKFVTLALMKKFGLDEGLELNIRKRGAKPEGGGEIQFKCPVRRKLQPLLFVDQGKFKRIRGTAYCMKVAPAFVNRLVDSSRSVLNKFLPDIYIYTDHAKGIHSGNSPGFGISLMVESTTGVMLCVDACSNEKGKEDAVTPEDLGKAAAFDLLQEVYAGGCVDSRHQSLALVYMALGQMDVSKIMLGCLTPYTVQFLRHMKDFFNIMYKIDPLRCEAEESRGSTEKYIISCMGVGYTNLNKTSL; encoded by the coding sequence atgacaaaaacaaaaacagtgtTGTCCTCTGTGAAATCATACCAAGGTTGCAATTTTTTTAGGCAACGTTTAACATTAGCTACTTTATCTGGTATAGCTGTCCGTATAACTGATATTCGAGTAAACTCGGATGAACCTGGTATTAAAGAGTTTGAAGCAAGTTTTTTGCGACTTCTTGATAAACTGACAAATGGGTCAAAAATTGAAGTGAGTGAAAGCGGTACAAGTATTTTATACATTCCCGGACTACTTATTGGGGGAGATTTTGATCACGAATGTAGTGTCGAACGTTCCATTGGTTATTTTTTAGAAGGAATACTCCCATTAGCTCCATTTTGCAAAAACCCTCTAAACATAATTTTCAAGGGTGTCACCAACGACAAAAATGATATTTCAGTggacaatataaaatttgttacattAGCGCTTATGAAAAAGTTTGGCTTAGACGAAGGTTTGGAGTTAAATATCCGAAAACGCGGTGCAAAGCCAGAAGGTGGAGGAGAAATTCAGTTTAAATGCCCTGTTCGTCGAAAATTGCAACCGCTCCTTTTTGTTGATCAAGGAAAATTTAAACGAATACGAGGTACTGCGTATTGTATGAAAGTGGCACCTGCTTTTGTCAATCGTTTAGTCGATTCTTCTCGCAGTGTCCTTAATAAGTTTCTACCTGATATTTACATATACACTGATCACGCAAAAGGTATTCATTCAGGTAATTCTCCTGGATTTGGAATTTCATTAATGGTTGAATCAACAACTGGTGTAATGCTATGTGTCGATGCTTGTTCAAACGAGAAAGGAAAAGAAGATGCTGTTACACCAGAAGATCTTGGAAAAGCTGCTGCTTTTGATTTGCTGCAAGAAGTTTATGCAGGAGGATGCGTCGACTCGCGACATCAAAGCTTAGCTTTAGTTTATATGGCTCTTGGTCAAATGGACGTTTCCAAAATTATGCTAGGTTGTCTAACACCATACACTGTACAATTTTTGCGTCACatgaaagacttttttaatattatgtataaaattgaTCCTTTGCGATGTGAAGCGGAAGAATCTAGGGGTTCTACTGAAAAGTATATTATATCATGTATGGGTGTTGGGTATactaacttaaataaaacttctttataa